The Klebsiella quasivariicola region TGGTACGACCGTTCACGTCATCAGACTTAACGGTGAGCATTTCCTGCAGGGTGTAGGCCGCGCCGTATGCTTCCAGCGCCCACACTTCCATCTCACCGAAGCGCTGACCACCGAACTGCGCCTTACCACCCAGCGGCTGCTGAGTAACCAGGCTGTAAGAACCGGTGGAACGCGCGTGCATTTTGTCGTCGACCAGGTGGTTCAGTTTCAGCATGTACATGTAACCCACGGTTACCGGACGCTCGAACTGCTCACCGGTGCGGCCGTCAAACAGGGTGATCTGACCGGAAGTCGGCAGGTCGCCCAGCTGCAGCAGCGCTTTAATTTCCGCTTCTTTCGCACCGTCGAACACCGGCGTTGCGATCGGCATACCTTTACGCAGGTTTTCAGCCAGACGCAGAACTTCTTCATCGCTGAAGGTATTCAGGTCAACTTTCTGACGAACGTCAGCACCCAGATCGTAGGCACGCTGGATGAACTCGCGCAGTTTCGCGACTTCCTGCTGCTGTTTCAGCATGGCGTTGATCTTATCGCCGATGCCTTTCGCAGCCATACCCAGGTGAGTTTCCAGGATCTGACCGATGTTCATACGAGACGGTACGCCCAGCGGGTTCAGTACGATATCTACCGGCGTACCGTTAGCATCGTGCGGCATATCTTCGATCGGGTTGATCTTAGAGATAACACCCTTGTTACCGTGACGACCTGCCATCTTGTCACCAGGCTGGATACGGCGTTTAACGGCCAGGTATACCTTAACAATCTTCAGCACGCCCGGTGCCAGATCGTCGCCTTGGGTGATTTTACGGCGTTTCGCTTCGAGTTTTTTCTCGAACTCGTGTTTCAGTTCGTCGTACTGCTCAGCCAGCTGTTCCAGCTGATTTTGTTTCTCTTCGTCGGTCAGGCCCAGTTCCAGCCAGCGATCGCGCGGCAGTTTGTCGAGCTTCTCAGCTTCAACGCCACCGGCAACCAGCACGGCATAGATACGGCTGAACAGACCAGCTTCGAGGATCTGCAGTTCTTCAGACAGGTCTTTTTTAGCCTGCTTCAGCTGCATCTCTTCGATCTCAAGAGCACGCTTGTCTTTTTCTACGCCGTCACGGGTAAACACCTGAACGTCGATAACGGTACCAGAGACACCGTTCGGTACGCGCAGAGAAGAGTCTTTAACGTCAGACGCTTTCTCACCGAAGATCGCGCGCAGCAGTTTCTCTTCCGGCGTCAGCTGGGTCTCGCCTTTCGGGGTTACCTTACCAACCAGAATGTCGCCGCCGGTCACTTCCGCACCGATATAAACGATACCGGATTCATCCAGTTTGGAGAGCGCAGCTTCACCCACGTTCGGGATATCAGCGGTGATCTCTTCCGGCCCCAGCTTGGTGTCACGGGACACGCATGCCAGTTCCTGAATGTGGATGGTGGTGAAACGGTCTTCCTGGACCACACGCTCGGATACGAGGATGGAGTCTTCGAAGTTGTAGCCGTTCCACGGCATGAACGCTACGCGCATGTTCTGACCCAGCGCCAGTTCACCGAGGTCGGTGGACGGGCCGTCGGCCAGGACGTCGCCGCGTTCAATGGGTTCGCCCAGGGACACGCAAGGCATCTGGTTGATGCAGGTGTTCTGGTTAGAACGGGTGTACTTGGTCAGGTTATAGATGTCGATACCTGCTTCGCCCGGGTACATCTCGTCTTCGTTAACTTTGATAACGATACGGGAAGCATCCACGTACTGAACGGTACCGCCACGTTTAGCCACCGCAGTAACACCGGAGTCAACGGCAACAGCACGTTCCATACCGGTACCAACCAGCGGCTTATCAGCGCGCAGAGTCGGAACCGCCTGACGTTGCATGTTCGCACCCATCAATGCACGGTTGGCGTCATCGTGTTCCAGGAACGGGATCAGGGACGCACCGACGGATACCACCTGCTGGGTGGATACGTCCATGTAGTCAACCTGGTCGCGGCTGAACAAGCTGGATTCGCCTTTACTACGGCAGGTAACCAGATCTTCAACAAAGTGGCCTTCGTCATCCAGGTTGGAGTTCGCCTGAGCGATGACGTAGTTACCTTCTTCGATAGCAGACAGGTAATGAATTTCGTCGGTAACAACACCGTCGGTCACTTTACGATACGGGGTCTCAAGGAAACCGTATTCGTTAGTCTGTGCGTACACGGACAGGGAGTTGATCAGACCGATGTTCGGACCTTCAGGCGTTTCGATTGGACATACGCGACCATAGTGAGTCGGGTGTACGTCTCGAACTTCGAAGCCTGCGCGTTCACGGGTCAGACCGCCTGGGCCGAGTGCGGAGATACGACGTTTGTGCGTAATCTCAGACAGCGGGTTGTTCTGGTCCATAAACTGGGACAGCTGGCTGGAACCAAAGAACTCTTTCACTGCTGCGGAAATCGGCTTGGCGTTGATCATATCCTGAGGCATCAGGGTATCCAGATCGCCCAGAGACAGACGCTCTTTCACCGCACGCTCTACACGCACCAGGCCAACGCGGAACTGGTTTTCCGCCATTTCACCAACGGAACGGATACGACGGTTGCCGAGGTGGTCGATATCATCGACTTCGCCTTTACCGTTACGGATATCGATGAGCTTCTTCATCACTTCGATGATGTCGTCTTTGCTCAGGATACCGGAACCTTCAATTTCGTCACGCAGCAGCGAACGGTTGAACTTCATACGACCAACCGCGGACAGATCGTAGCGGTCTTCGGAGAAGAACAGGTTCTCGAACAGACTTTCAGCGGCTTCACGAGTCGGCGGCTCACCAGGGCGCATCATACGGTAGATTTCTACCAGCGCGCTCAGACGATCGTTAGTCGGGTCGACGCGTACCGTTTCAGAGATGTACGGGCCGTGGTCCAGATCGTTGGTGAACAGCGTTTCGATACGCTTGTGGCCAGACTGGCTCAGCTTAGCCAGCAGATCCAGGCTCAGCTCCATGTTCGCCGGGCAGATCAGTTCGCCAGTCGCTTCATCGATATAGTCTTTAGCCGCCACTTTGCCCGCGATGTATTCAACCGGCACTTCGATATGCTTGATATCGTCTTTTTCCAGCTGACGGATGTGACGCGCCGTGATGCGACGACCTTTCTCAACGTACACTTTACCGTTGGCTTCGATATCGAAGGAGGCGGTTTCACCGCGCAGACGCTCCGGAATCAGCTCCATCTGCAGCTTGTTGTCGCGAATTTCAAAGACCACTTTTTCGAAGAACAGGTCAAGGATCTGCTCAGTGGTGTAATTCAGCGCGCGCAGGATGATGGTAGCCGGCAGCTTACGACGACGGTCGATACGAACGAACAGGTTGTCTTTCGGGTCGAATTCGAAGTCCAGCCAGGAACCGCGGTAAGGAATGATACGTGCGTTATACAGGACCTTACCGGAAGAGTGGGTCTTACCTTTGTCACTGTCAAAGAAGACGCCCGGGCTACGGTGCAGCTGAGAAACGATAACACGCTCGGTACCGTTGATGACAAAGGTACCGTTGTCGGTCATGAGCGGGATTTCGCCCATGTAGACTTCTTGTTCTTTGATGTCTTTGACGGTGCCTTCCGGCGCTTCACGCTCGTAGATCACCAGACGCAGTTTTACACGCAGCGGTGCAGAATAAGTCACGCCACGGATCTGACATTCTTTAACATCAAAAACCGGTTCGCCCAGACGGTAGCTGACGTATTGCAGCTCGGAATTACCGCTGTAGCTCTGAATCGGGAATACGGAACGGAAAGCAGCTTCCAGACCATACTGCCCTTCAGGATCTTGCTCGATAAACTTCTGGAACGAGTCAAGCTGGATAGAAAGGAGATATGGAACATCCAGAACTTGTGGACGTTTACCAAAATCCTTACGAATACGTTTTTTCTCGGTATAGGAGTAAACCATAGGGTTCCTCAGCTCGCTGACAAGTCGACCCATCTGCCCGCAGAGGGCAGTTTTTTATGCAACACTATTTTGTTGACCGGAAAATGGAACACTTTCCGCAATGCCTGTTGCTATCACGCTTAAACCATTTCATTGCGATTTACACAGCCCAGGAACCCTAACCTGTCGCAGTATATTAAGTCGTCGATAGAAACAAGCATTGAGAGGCAAACCAGTAGTCAAACAGCGTGAAACGCTACTGGCGCCTTACAGCGCAAAAAGGCTGGTGACCAAAAAGTCACCAGCCTCAGCCTGATTTCTCAGGCTGCAACCGGAAGGGTTGGCTTATTTAACTTCAACTTCAGCGCCAGCTTCTTCCAGAGATTTTTTCAGAGCTTCAGCGTCGTCTTTGCTGATGCCTTCTTTCAGTGCAGCCGGAGCAGATTCTACCAGGTCTTTAGCTTCTTTCAGACCCAGGCCAGTTGCGCCACGTACTGCTTTGATAACAGCAACTTTGTTAGCGCCAGCAGCTTTCAGAATTACGTCGAATTCAGTTTTTTCTTCAGCAGCTTCAACCGGGCCAGCAGCTACAGCTACAGCAGCAGCAGCGGAAACACCGAATTTTTCTTCCATTGCAGAGATCAGCTCAACAACGTCCATTACGGACATAGCGGATACTGCTTCAATGATTTGATCTTTAGTGATAGACATTTAAATTGTTCCTGAATATCAGAATAAGTTTATACGTAAGCGAATGCTTTACAAAGATAACTGCGATTAAGCAGCTTCTTTCGCATCGCGTACAGCAGCCAGAGTACGAACCAGTTTGCCAGCCGAAGCTTCTTTCATGGTTGCCATCAGGCGTGCAATTGCTTCTTCGTAGGTCGGCAGAGTTGCCAGGCGGTCGATCTGCGACGCCGGGATCAGCTCACCTTCAAAGGCAGCGGCTTTGACCTCAAATTTTGCATTCGCTTTCGCGAACTCTTTGAACAGACGAGCAGCAGCGCCCGGGTGTTCCATAGAGTATGCAATCAGGGTCGGACCAACAAACGTGTCTTTCAGGCACTCGAACTGAGTACCTTCAACGACGCGGCGCAGCAGGGTGTTACGAACAACACGCATGTATACGCCAGCTTCACGACCTGCTTTACGCAGTTCAGTCATTTTATCTACAGTTACGCCACGGGAATCCGCAACTACTGCAGACAGCGCGCCTTTGGCTACTTCGCTGACTTCAGCAACAATCGCTTGTTTGTCTTGAAGATTTAAAGCCATTAGCTTTGCTCCTGGATGTTTGCCAGAGCCTATGCTCTGGAACTCACTTCACTCAATTCAACGAAAAGAGCGTCTAAATACGGTGAGCAGAAACAAGCCAGAATATCCAAAAATAATCTTAGCGTTCTGTCACCGTCTACGCAGGGGATTAAGTTTCTTGCGAAACACCTGCGGTCTTCGACGGAGGCCTGGATAGGCCAGGCTCCAACGAACAAATTCTTCCTATGCCTTCGTTCTTCGAACCGCAGCGGCGTTAGCTGCTCTCGTTCACACCGGTCATGTAGTTAACTACACTCCCGGTGATTCACCCGATTGCTGCCTTGCTGCAATTCAAATGACTCGCATAGCGTCTGTCTTATTGACAGAATCGTGGGGGTAAGATTGTAGACAAAATCACCGCCCACGTAAAGGCATTAGTTTGCAGAAGCGTTCAGGCCAGCCTGATCTACTGCAACACCTGCACCCATGGTGGTGGAGATGCTAACTTTCTTGATGTACACGCCTTTCGCCTGAGTCGGTTTTGCTTTTTTCAGCGCAACCAGCAGAGCTTCCAGGTTTTCTTTCAGTTTGTCAGCGTCAAAGTCCACTTTACCGATGGTGGTGTGGATGATGCCGTTTTTGTCGTTACGGTAACGAACCTGACCTGCTTTCGCGTTTTTAACCGCTTCAGCAACGTTCGGCGTTACGGTACCTACTTTCGGGTTCGGCATCAGGCCACGCGGACCCAGAACCTGACCCAGCTGGCCAACAACGCGCATTGCATCCGGGGAAGCAATAACAACGTCAAAGTTCATTTCGCCTTTTTTGATCTGCTCAGCCAGATCTTCCATACCTACCAGCTCAGCGCCTGCAGCTTTAGCAGCTTCAGCGTTTGCGCCCTGGGTAAATACGGCTACGCGAACGGAACGGCCAGTACCGTGCGGCAGTACAGTTGCGCCACGGACGTTCTGGTCAGATTTACGCGCGTCGATGCCGAGGTTAACGGCAACGTCTACGCTTTCGGTAAATTTAGCGGTGGCCAGCTCTTTCAGCAGAGCGATGGCTTCGTTGATGTCGTACTGTTTAGTTGCATCAACTTTCTCACGGATCACGCGCATGCGCTTGGTCAGTTTAGCCATTTCTTAGTCCTCCACTACCAGGCCCATGGAACGTGCAGTACCTTCGATGGAGCGAGTCATCGCTTCAATGTCGGCACCAGTCATGTCGGCAGCTTTGGTCTGCGCGATTTCCTGCAGCTGAGCGCGGGAGATTTTACCCACTTTATCTTTGTTCGGCTTACCGGAACCAGACTTGATGCCTGCAGCTTTCTTCAGCAGAACAGCAGCCGGCGGAGTCTTGGTAACAAAGGTAAAGGAACGGTCAGCGTAAACGGTGATAACAACCGGGATCGGCAGACCTTTCTCCAGGGAATCAGTTTTGGCGTTGAACGCTTTGCAGAATTCCATGATGTTCACGCCCTGCTGACCCAGTGCTGGGCCGACCGGCGGGCTCGGGTTCGCCATACCAGCTGCAACCTGCAGCTTGACGTAGGCTTGGACTTTCTTAGCCATTCTTAAATCCTCAAATTGGGTATTAACGCTTCAGAGAAGCTCCCCGTGATTAAACATCGTTTTACGGGCCGGGCCCATAAAAACAAAAGGCGCGAAATTGTATGCCAATTTCGCGCCCTATGCAACGATTAAATCGCTGCTTTTTTGATCGCCGGCTTACGCCTTCTCAACCTGGCTGAAGTCCAGTTCTACCGGGGTCGCGCGACCGAAGATAGAAACGGAAACTTTCAGGCGAGACTTCTCGTAGTCCACTTCTTCAACCACGCCGTTAAAGTCAGCGAACGGACCGTCGTTAACACGAACCATTTCACCCGGTTCAAACAGCGTTTTCGGACGCGGCTTATCGCCAACCTGCTGCAGGCGGTTCATGATAGCGTCGACTTCTTTGTCGCTGATCGGCGCCGGACGGTCAGAGGTGCCGCCGATGAAGCCCATCACGCGCGGTACGCTGCGCACCAGGTGCCAGCTTGCGTCGTTCATGACCATCTGAACAAGGACATAGCCCGGGAAGAATTTACGTTCGCTTTTGCGACGCTGACCGCCACGGATCTCAACCACTTCTTCAGTCGGAACCATGACTTCGCCAAACAACTCTTCCATGTTGTGTAATTTGATATGTTCACGCAGCGACGTGGCTACGCGACCTTCAAAACCGGAAAACGCCTGAACGACGTACCAGCGCTTTTTAGGAGCTTCAGACATCTCAGAACCTCAGGCCAGTGATAAAGGAGACCAGGCGAACCAGAATACCATCCAGTCCCCACAGGATCAGTGACATTACTGCAGTCACGGCAGCAACAATCAGCGTAGTATGCAGCGTTTCCTGGCGAGTCGGCCAAATCACTTTACGAACTTCGGTTCTCGCTTCGCGAGCAAAAGCAACGGTCGCCTTACCTTTCGTCGTCAACAGCGCGACGCCACCGGCAGCAGCAATAAGAATAACCACGGCCAGCGCACGCACCGCCAGCATAATGTCGCGATAAAGGAAGTTGCCCACGATCGCCACGATCAGCAGCACGGCAACGATAATCCACTTCATCGCTTCCAGGCCGCGCCCGCTCCCTTGAGCTTCGGTATTCGCACTCATAAACCAACCTGTCAGAAGTATTCTACAAACAATTTCACCCCGCGGGGGCGAGGCGATCCAAACCGAAATTAAGTTTCGGATTATACACTTAACTATTCAAATTGCTTCAATGTTGACGGTCGTGTCACCCCTGCCCTGCTGTTGCAAAAAAGGAGTTGATTGGCCGTCGCCCTGACGCTCGAATGGTTTGGTGTATAAACGCCCTCTTCAGAGCCTGTCTCAGCAATGATTATGACAAATAAAATCACTGATGAGCCAGGTTCTGGTGTGAAAGCGTGCAAAAAGGGCATCAAATGATGCCCTTTTATTGCGCATTGCGTCAAATGTTATCAGCAATTAGCCGAGAACTTTAGCAACCACGCCCGCGCCAACGGTACGACCGCCTTCACGGATTGCGAAACGCAGACCATCGTCCATCGCGATCGGGTGGATCAGGGTAACAACCATTTTGATGTTGTCGCCCGGCATTACCATCTCTACGCCTTCCGGCAGTTCGATGGTGCCAGTCACGTCAGTAGTACGGAAGTAGAACTGCGGACGGTAGCCTTTGAAGAACGGAGTATGACGGCCGCCTTCGTCTTTGGACAGAATGTACACTTCAGATTCGAACTTGGTGTGCGGGTTGATGGTGCCCGGCTTAGCCAGTACCTGACCACGTTCGATTTCTTCACGTTTGATACCACGCAGCAGAACACCTACGTTCTCACCAGCACGGCCTTCGTCCAGCAGTTTGCGGAACATTTCAACGCCAGTACAGGTGGTTTTCGCGGTTTCTTTGATACCAACGATTTCAACTTCTTCACCTACTTTGATGATACCGCGCTCTACACGACCGGTAACAACGGTACCACGACCGGAGATGGAGAATACGTCTTCGATCGGCAGCAGGAACGGCTTGTCAATCGCACGCTCTGGTTCCGGGATATAGGTATCCAGGTGGCCAGCCAGTTCGATGATTTTCGCTTCCCACTCTGCGTCGCCTTCCAGCGCTTTCAGAGCAGAACCACGAACGATCGGGGTGTCGTCGCCCGGGAAATCGTACTGAGACAGCAGTTCACGAACTTCCATCTCTACCAGTTCCAGCAGCTCTTCGTCATCAACCATGTCGCATTTGTTCAGGAACACGATGATGTACGGAACGCCTACCTGACGACCCAGCAGGATGTGCTCACGAGTCTGCGGCATCGGGCCGTCAGTCGCAGCAACAACCAGGATCGCGCCGTCCATCTGCGCAGCACCGGTGATCATGTTTTTAACATAGTCGGCGTGGCCCGGGCAGTCTACGTGCGCGTAGTGGCGAGTCGGGGTGTCATATTCAACGTGAGAGGTGTTGATGGTGATACCACGAGCTTTTTCTTCCGGCGCGTTATCGATCTGGTCGAATGCGCGAGCGGAACCACCGTAGGTTTTAGCCAGTACGGTAGTGATGGCAGCGGTCAGCGTTGTTTTACCATGGTCAACGTGGCCGATAGTACCGACGTTAACGTGCGGTTTTGTACGTTCAAACTTTTCTTTAGACATCGATTGTCCCTCTAAGACACGGATAAATCGGTGATATCACCACATCAACCAGGCAACATGCC contains the following coding sequences:
- the rpoB gene encoding DNA-directed RNA polymerase subunit beta; this translates as MVYSYTEKKRIRKDFGKRPQVLDVPYLLSIQLDSFQKFIEQDPEGQYGLEAAFRSVFPIQSYSGNSELQYVSYRLGEPVFDVKECQIRGVTYSAPLRVKLRLVIYEREAPEGTVKDIKEQEVYMGEIPLMTDNGTFVINGTERVIVSQLHRSPGVFFDSDKGKTHSSGKVLYNARIIPYRGSWLDFEFDPKDNLFVRIDRRRKLPATIILRALNYTTEQILDLFFEKVVFEIRDNKLQMELIPERLRGETASFDIEANGKVYVEKGRRITARHIRQLEKDDIKHIEVPVEYIAGKVAAKDYIDEATGELICPANMELSLDLLAKLSQSGHKRIETLFTNDLDHGPYISETVRVDPTNDRLSALVEIYRMMRPGEPPTREAAESLFENLFFSEDRYDLSAVGRMKFNRSLLRDEIEGSGILSKDDIIEVMKKLIDIRNGKGEVDDIDHLGNRRIRSVGEMAENQFRVGLVRVERAVKERLSLGDLDTLMPQDMINAKPISAAVKEFFGSSQLSQFMDQNNPLSEITHKRRISALGPGGLTRERAGFEVRDVHPTHYGRVCPIETPEGPNIGLINSLSVYAQTNEYGFLETPYRKVTDGVVTDEIHYLSAIEEGNYVIAQANSNLDDEGHFVEDLVTCRSKGESSLFSRDQVDYMDVSTQQVVSVGASLIPFLEHDDANRALMGANMQRQAVPTLRADKPLVGTGMERAVAVDSGVTAVAKRGGTVQYVDASRIVIKVNEDEMYPGEAGIDIYNLTKYTRSNQNTCINQMPCVSLGEPIERGDVLADGPSTDLGELALGQNMRVAFMPWNGYNFEDSILVSERVVQEDRFTTIHIQELACVSRDTKLGPEEITADIPNVGEAALSKLDESGIVYIGAEVTGGDILVGKVTPKGETQLTPEEKLLRAIFGEKASDVKDSSLRVPNGVSGTVIDVQVFTRDGVEKDKRALEIEEMQLKQAKKDLSEELQILEAGLFSRIYAVLVAGGVEAEKLDKLPRDRWLELGLTDEEKQNQLEQLAEQYDELKHEFEKKLEAKRRKITQGDDLAPGVLKIVKVYLAVKRRIQPGDKMAGRHGNKGVISKINPIEDMPHDANGTPVDIVLNPLGVPSRMNIGQILETHLGMAAKGIGDKINAMLKQQQEVAKLREFIQRAYDLGADVRQKVDLNTFSDEEVLRLAENLRKGMPIATPVFDGAKEAEIKALLQLGDLPTSGQITLFDGRTGEQFERPVTVGYMYMLKLNHLVDDKMHARSTGSYSLVTQQPLGGKAQFGGQRFGEMEVWALEAYGAAYTLQEMLTVKSDDVNGRTKMYKNIVDGNHQMEPGMPESFNVLLKEIRSLGINIELEDE
- the rplL gene encoding 50S ribosomal protein L7/L12; its protein translation is MSITKDQIIEAVSAMSVMDVVELISAMEEKFGVSAAAAVAVAAGPVEAAEEKTEFDVILKAAGANKVAVIKAVRGATGLGLKEAKDLVESAPAALKEGISKDDAEALKKSLEEAGAEVEVK
- the rplJ gene encoding 50S ribosomal protein L10, whose translation is MALNLQDKQAIVAEVSEVAKGALSAVVADSRGVTVDKMTELRKAGREAGVYMRVVRNTLLRRVVEGTQFECLKDTFVGPTLIAYSMEHPGAAARLFKEFAKANAKFEVKAAAFEGELIPASQIDRLATLPTYEEAIARLMATMKEASAGKLVRTLAAVRDAKEAA
- the rplA gene encoding 50S ribosomal protein L1; this translates as MAKLTKRMRVIREKVDATKQYDINEAIALLKELATAKFTESVDVAVNLGIDARKSDQNVRGATVLPHGTGRSVRVAVFTQGANAEAAKAAGAELVGMEDLAEQIKKGEMNFDVVIASPDAMRVVGQLGQVLGPRGLMPNPKVGTVTPNVAEAVKNAKAGQVRYRNDKNGIIHTTIGKVDFDADKLKENLEALLVALKKAKPTQAKGVYIKKVSISTTMGAGVAVDQAGLNASAN
- the rplK gene encoding 50S ribosomal protein L11; translation: MAKKVQAYVKLQVAAGMANPSPPVGPALGQQGVNIMEFCKAFNAKTDSLEKGLPIPVVITVYADRSFTFVTKTPPAAVLLKKAAGIKSGSGKPNKDKVGKISRAQLQEIAQTKAADMTGADIEAMTRSIEGTARSMGLVVED
- the nusG gene encoding transcription termination/antitermination protein NusG, translating into MSEAPKKRWYVVQAFSGFEGRVATSLREHIKLHNMEELFGEVMVPTEEVVEIRGGQRRKSERKFFPGYVLVQMVMNDASWHLVRSVPRVMGFIGGTSDRPAPISDKEVDAIMNRLQQVGDKPRPKTLFEPGEMVRVNDGPFADFNGVVEEVDYEKSRLKVSVSIFGRATPVELDFSQVEKA
- the secE gene encoding preprotein translocase subunit SecE; the encoded protein is MSANTEAQGSGRGLEAMKWIIVAVLLIVAIVGNFLYRDIMLAVRALAVVILIAAAGGVALLTTKGKATVAFAREARTEVRKVIWPTRQETLHTTLIVAAVTAVMSLILWGLDGILVRLVSFITGLRF
- the tuf gene encoding elongation factor Tu; translation: MSKEKFERTKPHVNVGTIGHVDHGKTTLTAAITTVLAKTYGGSARAFDQIDNAPEEKARGITINTSHVEYDTPTRHYAHVDCPGHADYVKNMITGAAQMDGAILVVAATDGPMPQTREHILLGRQVGVPYIIVFLNKCDMVDDEELLELVEMEVRELLSQYDFPGDDTPIVRGSALKALEGDAEWEAKIIELAGHLDTYIPEPERAIDKPFLLPIEDVFSISGRGTVVTGRVERGIIKVGEEVEIVGIKETAKTTCTGVEMFRKLLDEGRAGENVGVLLRGIKREEIERGQVLAKPGTINPHTKFESEVYILSKDEGGRHTPFFKGYRPQFYFRTTDVTGTIELPEGVEMVMPGDNIKMVVTLIHPIAMDDGLRFAIREGGRTVGAGVVAKVLG